Proteins encoded in a region of the Paramagnetospirillum magneticum AMB-1 genome:
- a CDS encoding ParB/RepB/Spo0J family partition protein, whose product MGKQKLTPEQEREIYDLRQATPAPSFAEIGTRFGVDKSAAVRAYARAEAAIAAKAGPSLPAQAPAVVPMGVSAAPHDRIAPSPLNPRQRIDEDELTKLVDSVRIEGVLLPLLVRYARQAFTQPTDPRVEYEIIAGERRWQATRRLIDAGERPADTPLPIRLIDPCDDAKLLELALTENVARKDMTPWEEAEAFEKLRKLGRSAAEIAATVGMVKRTVEMRLRLVRDLDVAAKDALRDGRITVEAANILAAFCPLPSQSLALDQIAKGSFPTTRDLKRYLTQSLIPTTVAFFPPAEYTGELIADESDPNVAYFADAKLFEKLQQKAIAEAEIKARAKGYAWTRVIDGRKPGEYFSSWDWETDKKDPARGVVYEIKGNGLVVVHTDLVSKAERTKQAASAAGLTGDAPAEQSSSVTKGHYCHARRRKTVALQTALSRSPVMAMRAACLALIGCGENVRIRTEHLGADDKAWSQDVEDTIAHYLPRFADAAKKGFEIAAGDVRRKDWGEADNGAAWGALAAMTDAEVGEFFAALVALRVGSFATYSPEAGDRPAVVGMARSLGLIGAEEAHGLTLLPEDLDGLRKPALLDVWAQVSPNSDAPDVGGIKGLREDIVCQAPPTYVLPSLRFGLKAEIEAALKATPPAGPDPRQIDLEEAIAAKGVRDISLETIVAALAPVIDNPFAPTGETPLFELVPEARIEAAAGTLARAFGLPSITPDVLLTIEDLDHLALVLENHRAALATGEAA is encoded by the coding sequence ATGGGCAAGCAAAAGCTCACGCCTGAGCAGGAACGCGAAATCTACGATCTTCGCCAGGCCACCCCCGCCCCGTCCTTCGCCGAAATCGGCACGCGCTTCGGCGTGGACAAGAGCGCCGCTGTGCGGGCCTATGCCCGCGCCGAGGCGGCGATCGCCGCCAAGGCCGGGCCGTCACTGCCCGCGCAGGCCCCCGCCGTCGTGCCCATGGGCGTGTCTGCCGCGCCCCATGACCGGATCGCGCCGTCTCCCCTCAACCCGCGCCAGCGGATCGACGAGGACGAGCTCACCAAGCTGGTGGATTCCGTCCGGATCGAGGGCGTGCTCCTCCCTCTCCTCGTCCGCTACGCGCGCCAGGCCTTCACCCAGCCCACCGACCCCCGGGTCGAATACGAGATCATCGCCGGCGAGCGCCGTTGGCAGGCGACCCGCCGCCTGATCGATGCGGGCGAACGCCCCGCCGATACTCCGCTTCCGATCCGTCTGATCGATCCCTGCGACGACGCCAAGCTCCTCGAGCTCGCATTGACGGAAAACGTCGCCCGCAAGGATATGACCCCGTGGGAAGAGGCCGAGGCCTTCGAAAAGCTGCGCAAGCTCGGCCGCTCGGCCGCCGAGATCGCCGCCACCGTGGGCATGGTCAAGCGCACGGTGGAAATGCGCCTTCGCCTTGTCCGCGATCTCGACGTCGCCGCCAAGGATGCCCTGCGCGACGGACGGATCACCGTCGAGGCGGCGAACATCCTCGCCGCCTTCTGCCCCCTACCGTCGCAGTCCCTGGCGCTCGACCAGATAGCCAAGGGAAGCTTCCCCACCACCCGCGACCTCAAGCGCTACCTCACGCAGTCGCTCATCCCGACCACGGTCGCCTTCTTTCCGCCGGCGGAGTACACCGGCGAGCTCATCGCCGACGAATCCGACCCGAACGTCGCCTATTTCGCCGATGCCAAGCTATTCGAGAAGCTGCAGCAAAAGGCCATCGCCGAGGCCGAGATCAAGGCCCGGGCCAAGGGCTACGCCTGGACCAGGGTCATCGACGGCCGCAAGCCCGGCGAGTACTTCTCCTCGTGGGATTGGGAGACGGACAAGAAGGACCCGGCGCGCGGCGTGGTCTATGAGATCAAGGGCAACGGCCTGGTGGTCGTGCATACCGACCTCGTCTCCAAGGCCGAGCGGACCAAGCAGGCCGCCAGCGCGGCAGGCCTGACCGGGGACGCCCCGGCCGAGCAATCCTCGTCCGTCACCAAGGGGCATTATTGCCATGCCCGGCGGCGCAAGACCGTCGCCCTGCAAACCGCCCTGTCCCGCTCCCCCGTCATGGCCATGCGCGCCGCCTGCCTCGCCCTGATCGGCTGCGGCGAGAACGTCCGCATCCGCACCGAGCATCTGGGCGCCGACGACAAGGCGTGGTCGCAGGATGTCGAGGACACCATCGCCCACTACCTCCCCCGTTTCGCCGATGCCGCCAAGAAGGGCTTCGAGATCGCCGCCGGCGACGTGCGCCGCAAGGATTGGGGCGAGGCGGACAACGGCGCGGCCTGGGGCGCGCTGGCCGCCATGACCGACGCCGAGGTGGGCGAGTTCTTCGCCGCCCTGGTGGCCCTGCGCGTCGGCTCCTTCGCCACCTACAGCCCCGAGGCGGGCGACCGCCCCGCCGTGGTGGGGATGGCGCGCTCCCTCGGCCTGATCGGCGCCGAGGAGGCCCACGGCCTGACCCTGCTCCCCGAGGATCTCGACGGGCTCCGCAAGCCCGCCCTCCTCGACGTGTGGGCGCAGGTATCGCCCAACTCGGACGCCCCCGACGTCGGCGGTATCAAGGGCCTGCGCGAGGATATCGTCTGCCAAGCCCCGCCCACCTATGTCCTGCCCTCCCTGCGCTTCGGCCTCAAGGCCGAGATCGAGGCGGCATTGAAGGCGACCCCGCCCGCCGGTCCCGACCCCCGCCAGATCGACCTCGAGGAGGCGATCGCCGCCAAGGGGGTCCGTGACATCTCCCTCGAAACCATCGTCGCCGCCCTGGCGCCGGTCATCGACAATCCCTTTGCGCCCACCGGCGAAACGCCCCTGTTCGAGCTCGTGCCTGAGGCGCGGATCGAGGCGGCCGCCGGCACCCTGGCGCGGGCCTTTGGCCTCCCGTCGATCACCCCCGACGTCCTGTTGACCATCGAGGACCTCGACCACCTCGCGCTGGTGCTGGAAAACCACCGCGCCGCGCTGGCCACGGGAGAAGCCGCATGA